A single genomic interval of Astyanax mexicanus isolate ESR-SI-001 chromosome 4, AstMex3_surface, whole genome shotgun sequence harbors:
- the LOC103033265 gene encoding claudin-4-like has translation MVSAGMQMLGTALAIIGWVMTIVVCALPMWKVTAFIGQNIVTAQTSWIGIWMTCVVQSTGQMQCKVYDSMLALDSDMQAARALCVISLLVGIVGILLAMAGGKCTNCIEEESTKAKVGIASGVTFIISGLLCLIPVCWTANSIIRDFYNPLVASAQKMEIGASLYIGWAAATLMLIGGGLLCCTCPPKDNYSSAKFSAAKSAGSKGYV, from the coding sequence ATGGTTTCTGCTGGAATGCAAATGCTGGGCACGGCCCTGGCCATCATCGGCTGGGTCATGACCATCGTGGTGTGTGCTCTTCCCATGTGGAAGGTCACAGCCTTCATCGGACAGAACATCGTCACAGCGCAGACCAGCTGGATCGGCATCTGGATGACCTGCGTGGTTCAGAGTACTGGACAGATGCAGTGTAAAGTCTACGACTCCATGCTGGCCCTCGATTCAGACATGCAGGCCGCCCGGGCTCTCTGCGTCATCTCCTTATTGGTGGGCATCGTTGGGATCTTGCTGGCCATGGCTGGTGGAAAGTGCACCAACTGCATCGAAGAAGAAAGCACCAAGGCCAAGGTGGGCATCGCGTCCGGCGTGACCTTCATCATCTCCGGCTTGCTGTGTCTCATTCCTGTCTGCTGGACGGCCAACTCCATCATCCGGGACTTCTACAACCCACTGGTCGCCAGTGCTCAGAAGATGGAGATCGGAGCTTCTCTGTACATCGGCTGGGCCGCTGCCACATTGATGTTGATTGGCGGAGGCCTGCTCTGCTGTACCTGCCCACCAAAGGACAACTACTCATCCGCCAAGTTCTCAGCCGCCAAGTCTGCAGGGTCCAAGGGTTATGTGTGA
- the LOC111189379 gene encoding claudin-4-like: MASAGLEILGMILSVAGWLGVMVACCLPMWRVAAYVGQNIVITQVVWEGLWMSCVVQSTGQMHCQIYDSMLGLPEDLQAARALTVVSTFVGVVGISLAVAGAKCTNCTSDVSNKPRIMMGAGGAFIGAGLLLLVAVCWTANTIILEFHDPMLQETQKRESSRMVAQGLEILGVTLATLGWIVALISCILPMWRVTAFIGSNIVTAQIIWEGIWMSCVVQSTGQMQCKIYDSMLALSSDLQAARALCVISIVLGVLGVLVSVVGAKCTNCIEEEVTKAKVMIAAGATFICAAVMQIIPVSWTANAIIMNFYNPGVTEPQKREIGGSLYLGWAAAALLLIGGSILCCSCPPKEEKRYAPPSRMVYSTTRSVPPSGYDRRDYV; this comes from the exons ATGGCTTCAGCTGGCCTGGAGATCCTGGGCATGATTCTGTCTGTGGCCGGCTGGCTGGGCGTGATGGTGGCCTGCTGCTTGCCCATGTGGCGCGTGGCGGCGTACGTAGGCCAGAACATTGTGATCACCCAGGTGGTGTGGGAGGGCCTGTGGATGAGCTGCGTGGTCCAAAGCACGGGACAGATGCACTGCCAAATCTACGACTCCATGCTCGGGCTACCTGAGGACCTCCAGGCCGCCCGTGCCCTCACCGTGGTCTCAACGTTCGTCGGGGTGGTGGGCATTTCCCTTGCAGTGGCAGGTGCGAAGTGCACCAACTGCACTTCGGATGTGTCCAACAAGCCACGCATCATGATGGGGGCCGGAGGGGCGTTCATTGGGGCCGGCCTGCTTCTGCTGGTGGCCGTGTGCTGGACTGCCAACACCATTATCCTGGAATTCCATGACCCGATGCTGCAGGAGACCCAAAAGAGGGA aagttcCAGAATGGTGGCTCAGGGTTTAGAGATATTGGGTGTCACTTTGGCGACTCTAGGGTGGATCGTCGCCCTCATATCTTGCATCTTGCCCATGTGGAGGGTCACAGCCTTCATTGGATCCAACATCGTGACGGCACAGATCATCTGGGAGGGAATCTGGATGAGTTGCGTGGTCCAGAGCACCGGACAGATGCAGTGCAAAATCTACGACTCCATGCTGGCTCTTAGTTCGGACCTCCAGGCTGCCCGGGCTCTGTGTGTGATCTCCATTGTGTTGGGGGTTCTAGGAGTTTTGGTGTCCGTTGTTGGGGCTAAGTGCACCAACTGCATTGAGGAGGAAGTGACCAAGGCCAAGGTGATGATCGCCGCTGGAGCCACATTCATTTGTGCTGCTGTCATGCAGATCATCCCAGTGTCCTGGACTGCCAACGCAATCATAATGAACTTCTACAACCCGGGGGTGACCGAGCCACAGAAACGTGAGATCGGCGGCTCCCTCTACTTGGGATGGGCTGCTGCTGCCCTGCTGTTGATAGGGGGGTCCATTCTGTGCTGCAGTTGCCCCCCAAAAGAAGAGAAAAGGTACGCACCACCAAGCAGGATGGTCTACTCAACCACAAGGTCTGTACCCCCCAGCGGCTATGACAGAAGGGACTATGTCTAA